A single region of the Salvia miltiorrhiza cultivar Shanhuang (shh) chromosome 8, IMPLAD_Smil_shh, whole genome shotgun sequence genome encodes:
- the LOC130997274 gene encoding uncharacterized protein LOC130997274 translates to MYRSGSTNRFSDDHFSYYGSSSPSSKVPTALRALSDDSGNELPMYEPLSEAAKKEKSRAKFAEKAVHAIPFVLLLCAFILWIFSNPDINLRGSSVAEGIQGMANKGDLASDDTGHLPLHLGDLPHTARDTNTIFSRNRS, encoded by the exons ATGTATCGATCGGGCAGCACGAACAGGTTTTCCGACGACCATTTCAGCTACTATGGGTCGTCGTCGCCGTCCTCGAAAGTCCCGACGGCTCTGAGGGCGCTGTCTGACGACAGCGGCAATGAGCTGCCGATGTACGAGCCGCTGTCGGAGGCAGCTAAGAAGGAAAAATCGAGGGCCAAGTTTGCAGAGAAGGCCGTTCATGCCATCCCTTTTGTGCTTCTCCTATGCGCTTTTATCCTTTGGATATTTTCTAATCCGG ATATCAACTTAAGAGGAAGTTCAGTTGCAGAAGGAATTCAAGGAATGGCTAATAAAGGTGACTTAGCCAGCGATGATACAGGCCATTTACCTCTGCACCTTGGAGACTTGCCCCATACCGCAAGAGACACCAATACTATTTTCTCACGTAATAGATCATAA